One Candidatus Sulfurimonas baltica DNA segment encodes these proteins:
- a CDS encoding NAD(P)/FAD-dependent oxidoreductase has product MNQESKKTLNVETHLSRRDAIKLIGISPVAAMAIASASMSTQAKAATDVKGKIVIIGAGAGGIMAMAHLRSKISNPDITIISPNETHLYQPGQVFIATGVYQPEDIIMNNNDFIPSDVNWIKDEVKNIDAESNKLTLRNGEEVSYDYLVVATGAACNYDWIEGLKKEDIGTNGLSSVYLSDFEKGTADGGSTGWTWLNDITKEVESGKKPRVIFTQPRTAIKCGGAPQKMLCLCADYLKQKKLHTEMIFTTAGGKLFSLKNVADELQKAQDSYEGMSTKFKHNLIKVDVKNKKATFHYIYEHKDEWGVESMEEEVVLDYDYLHIVPPMSPVDAVRESNLVWEEGAEKGWLEVDKFTLQHRRYKNIFGIGDVCGVPMGKTGGSARHHAPIVAKNIISAMGNKPLEEKFDGYTVCPLKPRYGEIIMAEFGYDGPMPSIPFWKDISVPRYSWWIFDVYMLKHMYKHLMMRGLM; this is encoded by the coding sequence GTGAATCAAGAATCAAAAAAAACTTTAAATGTAGAAACTCATTTATCAAGACGTGATGCGATTAAACTAATAGGAATTTCACCAGTAGCAGCTATGGCAATTGCTAGTGCTTCAATGTCAACGCAAGCTAAAGCTGCAACAGACGTTAAGGGAAAAATCGTAATTATTGGCGCAGGAGCTGGTGGGATTATGGCAATGGCGCACTTAAGGTCTAAAATTTCCAACCCTGATATTACTATAATATCTCCAAATGAAACTCATCTATATCAACCAGGACAAGTTTTTATCGCAACTGGTGTATACCAGCCTGAAGATATCATCATGAACAATAATGATTTTATTCCTAGTGATGTAAATTGGATTAAAGATGAAGTAAAAAATATTGATGCTGAGAGCAATAAACTAACTCTTAGAAATGGCGAAGAAGTTAGTTATGACTACCTTGTAGTTGCGACAGGCGCAGCGTGTAACTACGACTGGATTGAAGGACTTAAGAAAGAAGACATTGGAACAAATGGGCTTTCATCTGTTTATCTTTCAGACTTTGAAAAAGGCACAGCTGATGGTGGTTCAACGGGATGGACATGGCTAAATGACATAACTAAAGAGGTAGAGTCTGGCAAAAAGCCTCGTGTTATATTTACTCAGCCAAGAACGGCCATTAAATGTGGTGGGGCTCCTCAGAAGATGCTTTGTCTATGTGCTGATTATTTAAAGCAGAAAAAACTTCATACTGAGATGATTTTCACGACTGCAGGGGGAAAACTTTTTAGCCTTAAAAATGTAGCAGATGAGCTACAAAAAGCGCAAGATAGTTACGAAGGAATGTCAACAAAATTTAAGCACAACCTTATTAAAGTAGATGTGAAAAATAAGAAGGCTACTTTTCATTATATTTATGAGCATAAAGATGAGTGGGGTGTAGAATCAATGGAAGAGGAAGTTGTTTTAGATTATGACTATCTACATATTGTTCCACCTATGAGTCCTGTTGATGCTGTAAGAGAGTCGAATCTAGTATGGGAAGAAGGGGCTGAAAAAGGTTGGCTTGAAGTAGATAAATTTACTCTTCAACATCGCCGTTATAAAAATATATTTGGAATAGGTGATGTTTGTGGAGTGCCTATGGGTAAAACAGGTGGTTCTGCTCGTCATCATGCACCGATTGTAGCAAAAAACATTATTTCAGCTATGGGTAACAAACCATTAGAAGAAAAGTTTGATGGCTACACAGTTTGCCCATTAAAACCACGATATGGTGAAATAATCATGGCAGAGTTTGGTTACGATGGACCAATGCCTTCTATACCTTTTTGGAAAGATATTTCAGTTCCACGTTATTCATGGTGGATTTTTGATGTATATATGCTAAAGCACATGTATAAACATCTAATGATGCGTGGTTTGATGTAG
- a CDS encoding endonuclease/exonuclease/phosphatase family protein, which produces MLKPTKTIKSLKHQDKNLGNSFTVLCWNVAKLTLKSEYLDYINSIVQYNKVDVLLLQEVKKQITKDLEMSEFSYVLSPNIQTKKHVFGVLSAFKISCENDVSLLTQKRELTYATHKVTLITKHKISHDKEILIVNLHAINFVNNSDFYNELESIKLMIKSHTGAMIVAGDFNTWNVKRVQYLREFTHSLSLKEVTFSDKVNLKKVFTNCLDYIFYRDLELTYSKVIDSKKISDHNPIVATFEF; this is translated from the coding sequence ATGCTTAAGCCTACAAAAACTATAAAATCTTTAAAACATCAAGATAAAAACTTAGGCAATAGTTTTACGGTTTTATGTTGGAATGTTGCTAAACTAACACTTAAAAGCGAATATCTTGACTACATAAACTCAATTGTACAATACAATAAAGTAGATGTTTTATTACTTCAAGAGGTGAAAAAACAGATAACAAAAGATTTGGAAATGTCAGAGTTCTCTTATGTCTTATCTCCAAATATTCAGACTAAAAAACACGTTTTTGGGGTTTTGAGTGCATTTAAAATATCTTGCGAGAATGATGTGTCACTTCTTACTCAAAAACGTGAACTTACATATGCAACACATAAAGTAACTCTAATAACTAAGCATAAAATATCTCACGACAAAGAGATATTGATAGTTAACCTGCATGCTATCAACTTTGTAAACAACAGTGATTTTTATAATGAGTTAGAGAGTATAAAATTAATGATTAAATCTCATACAGGAGCTATGATAGTTGCTGGTGACTTTAATACTTGGAATGTAAAAAGAGTCCAATACTTAAGAGAGTTTACACATTCATTGTCGCTAAAAGAAGTTACTTTTAGCGACAAAGTAAACCTAAAAAAAGTTTTTACAAATTGCTTAGACTATATATTTTACAGAGACTTGGAATTAACATACTCAAAAGTGATAGACAGCAAAAAAATCTCAGACCACAATCCAATAGTTGCTACATTTGAGTTTTGA
- the dgt gene encoding dGTPase, with the protein MIDYRKKLTVDREFYPIDNLDISIESDRGRILSAPAFRRLQKRTQVFALELNASIRTRLTHSLEVAQTARFIAKTIFSKLTEEKLKTYGLETLKDAFVSTAEMTSLLHDIGNPPFGHFAEKTINKWIKENALPILESFSASSDESKKLKEMIAKDICNYDGNAQAIRVITKLQKLNLSYTQTLAVLKYTRGAFEDKPKKGEPFDYLMKKPGFYYSEKDLIKTIQKKLGVEHGHRFPITYIMEAADDISYLTADLEDSVEKGILSLDEVYNLIKAECEKEGENYLLEVIEDRYQKAKSDDEPFQFNMFFTLVRAKLVTSLVFHVVDIYIDNHEAIFNGKFNSALLEYDKHSKYYKAIEILQNISEKHIYKNAHVQKLELQGYAIINGLLNIYKPLLGLSSEDFEKLMRDEEIECFIAMRLIKRIASKHVVAYSNDVKKLDKEDTESFKILEWYYRVRLIIDYISGMTDDFALHEYHVLLAIK; encoded by the coding sequence ATGATTGATTATAGAAAAAAATTAACAGTAGACAGAGAGTTTTACCCCATAGATAATCTTGATATTTCCATAGAGAGTGACAGAGGTCGAATACTATCTGCACCTGCATTTAGAAGGCTCCAAAAACGTACACAAGTTTTTGCCCTAGAACTAAACGCATCTATACGAACAAGACTTACACACTCTCTAGAGGTAGCGCAAACTGCCCGATTCATAGCCAAAACTATTTTCTCAAAGCTAACAGAAGAAAAACTAAAAACCTATGGCTTAGAGACTCTTAAAGATGCATTTGTTTCTACTGCCGAGATGACAAGTTTACTTCATGACATCGGCAATCCGCCGTTTGGACATTTTGCTGAAAAGACTATCAACAAATGGATAAAAGAGAATGCTCTGCCAATACTTGAGAGTTTTTCTGCAAGTTCTGATGAGAGTAAAAAACTCAAAGAGATGATTGCCAAAGATATTTGCAACTATGACGGAAACGCACAAGCCATAAGAGTAATCACAAAACTGCAAAAACTAAACCTCTCTTACACCCAAACTTTAGCGGTACTAAAATATACCAGAGGAGCATTTGAAGATAAACCAAAAAAGGGTGAACCTTTTGACTATCTTATGAAAAAACCTGGTTTTTACTACAGTGAAAAAGATTTAATAAAGACGATTCAAAAAAAGCTGGGCGTAGAACATGGACATAGATTCCCAATAACTTACATTATGGAAGCAGCTGATGACATCTCATACCTTACAGCAGATTTAGAAGACTCTGTTGAAAAAGGGATACTTAGTTTAGACGAGGTTTATAACCTTATAAAAGCAGAGTGTGAAAAAGAGGGAGAAAACTATCTGCTAGAGGTTATAGAAGATAGATACCAAAAGGCAAAAAGCGATGATGAACCTTTCCAATTTAACATGTTTTTTACTCTCGTAAGAGCAAAACTTGTTACTTCGTTGGTGTTTCATGTCGTAGATATTTATATTGACAACCACGAAGCCATTTTTAACGGCAAGTTTAACAGTGCATTGCTTGAGTATGATAAACATAGTAAGTACTACAAAGCTATTGAGATTTTACAAAATATATCTGAAAAACATATTTACAAAAATGCACATGTCCAAAAACTGGAACTTCAAGGCTACGCAATTATAAATGGACTGCTAAATATTTATAAACCTCTTTTAGGGCTGAGCTCAGAAGATTTTGAGAAGTTAATGCGTGATGAGGAGATAGAGTGTTTTATTGCAATGAGACTTATAAAAAGAATAGCATCAAAGCATGTTGTAGCGTACTCAAATGATGTTAAAAAACTAGATAAAGAGGATACAGAGTCATTTAAAATTCTTGAGTGGTACTACAGAGTGCGACTCATTATTGACTACATCAGCGGTATGACAGATGATTTTGCTTTACATGAATATCATGTTTTGCTGGCTATTAAATAG
- a CDS encoding cation:proton antiporter, translating into MEAHDFFLTLFLILIVARVLGEIFARFGVPSVLGELFAGVLLGSSILGIVEPNEILKILAEIGIILLLFEVGIETDFTRLKNAGTKSLVVAILGVILPFSFGLLIAYYIFGLSFDISLFIGGTLTATSIGITLRVLKDIHMEKTNIAQIVIGAAVIDDIIGIILLVFIYDFSISHETNFNHTLSVAGMVMMFLVLAPILAKSLSYMIHKFNGNDLVPGYIPTIIVSLILFFAYLSHLVGAPAILGSFAAGIALSRRFFLPFGAFLSTNEILLDEVKKSMTPIIQIFTPIFFVMVGLSMDLTVIDFSSSSFWIMGLSFVSIAFVTKFIGAFFIVQSCVRNNVIIGISMIPRGEVGLIFAEMGRVNGILPNDIYAMLIFVIIITTVLPPFLLKKYFKGECA; encoded by the coding sequence ATGGAAGCACATGACTTTTTTTTAACACTTTTTTTAATATTAATAGTTGCAAGAGTATTGGGCGAAATCTTTGCTAGATTTGGAGTACCGTCAGTTCTTGGTGAACTGTTTGCAGGAGTACTTTTAGGCTCATCAATTTTAGGTATAGTAGAGCCTAATGAAATATTGAAGATATTAGCAGAGATTGGAATTATTTTACTTCTTTTTGAAGTGGGGATAGAGACCGACTTCACGAGATTGAAAAATGCAGGAACCAAATCTCTTGTTGTTGCTATACTCGGTGTTATACTGCCCTTTAGCTTTGGTTTGTTAATAGCTTATTATATTTTTGGATTGTCATTTGACATATCATTGTTTATCGGTGGGACACTTACAGCCACAAGCATAGGTATAACCCTTAGAGTTTTAAAAGATATACATATGGAAAAGACTAATATAGCGCAAATTGTTATTGGTGCGGCTGTTATTGATGACATTATAGGGATTATTCTTTTAGTCTTTATATATGACTTCTCAATTTCTCATGAGACAAATTTTAACCATACACTCTCAGTTGCAGGGATGGTTATGATGTTTTTAGTATTGGCCCCGATTTTGGCTAAGTCACTCTCTTATATGATACATAAGTTTAATGGAAATGATTTAGTTCCAGGGTATATTCCAACGATTATTGTTTCGCTTATTTTATTTTTTGCATATCTTTCACATTTAGTTGGCGCTCCCGCTATTTTAGGCTCTTTTGCAGCAGGTATTGCACTCTCAAGAAGGTTCTTTCTCCCATTTGGTGCATTTTTGAGCACAAATGAAATACTTCTTGATGAAGTAAAAAAGAGTATGACACCAATTATTCAAATATTTACACCTATATTTTTTGTTATGGTCGGTCTCTCTATGGACCTAACTGTTATAGATTTCTCATCTTCTTCTTTTTGGATTATGGGATTATCTTTTGTTTCAATAGCTTTTGTGACTAAATTTATAGGTGCATTTTTCATTGTTCAAAGTTGCGTAAGAAATAATGTAATAATTGGAATCTCTATGATACCAAGAGGAGAAGTTGGTCTTATATTTGCAGAAATGGGGAGAGTAAACGGAATATTACCAAATGATATTTATGCAATGCTTATTTTTGTAATAATTATTACAACTGTTCTGCCTCCATTTTTATTAAAAAAATATTTTAAAGGTGAGTGCGCTTAG
- a CDS encoding SdiA-regulated domain-containing protein, with product MGVFTQIIAKEKVIAKIPEASGICFYAPSKTLFVVNDEGNIYELSKKGKIKREHYLGNFDLEGIACDNEKELLYLCVEGDDSVLVVDVKSFKILKEVPIKRKFNGIKVLKKDKKHGLEAIEIIDGVIYLSNQSYNIYPKEDSSIVFTIDTLENKKAKITKIFNHGYVDIAALSYYQNILYMISDHDNLLIAYNPKNEKTIKTYKLPKASQEGLCFDDDGKMYIADDGGKIIKMDKPFL from the coding sequence TTGGGTGTTTTTACTCAAATCATTGCCAAAGAAAAAGTTATTGCTAAAATACCAGAGGCATCAGGCATCTGTTTTTACGCTCCATCAAAAACTCTTTTTGTTGTGAATGATGAGGGTAATATATATGAACTCTCCAAAAAAGGAAAAATAAAAAGAGAACATTATCTTGGAAATTTTGATTTAGAAGGGATTGCATGTGACAATGAAAAAGAACTTCTATATCTCTGTGTTGAGGGCGATGATTCTGTTTTAGTTGTTGATGTAAAAAGTTTCAAAATTTTAAAAGAAGTTCCTATAAAAAGAAAATTCAATGGCATAAAAGTTCTTAAAAAAGATAAAAAACATGGATTAGAAGCGATTGAGATTATTGATGGTGTTATATATCTTTCTAACCAGTCATACAATATCTACCCAAAAGAGGACTCTTCAATCGTTTTCACAATAGACACACTTGAAAACAAAAAAGCGAAAATAACAAAAATTTTTAATCATGGCTATGTAGATATAGCAGCACTTAGTTACTATCAAAATATTTTATATATGATTAGTGACCACGATAACCTTTTGATAGCATATAATCCAAAAAACGAGAAAACAATCAAAACCTATAAACTACCTAAAGCTAGTCAGGAAGGATTATGTTTTGACGATGATGGTAAAATGTATATTGCTGATGATGGTGGGAAAATAATAAAGATGGATAAACCATTTTTGTAA
- a CDS encoding phospholipase D-like domain-containing protein has product MMNIDISNNLIYYILSVFGELLIVLVFAHMIYKKRTPASMTAWLLTMILVPYVGVLLYLIFGLRKRENRYKKKPIILQKHTKNFYKQNPVHDVLRSYGIADASENEKFELFTDSVKAYEKFMSCIEDAKTSIYLSTYIFEYDDVTKEIVKALVNKAKNGVKVKILIDSLGSIGLYFSQFKLKELRESGVKVEFFMPIFQMPFRNYINLRNHRKIYIFDDKRVLSGGMNISSEYFGPNIDGTRWDDIFFFSEGTSAELFFEIFASDWFYASEEKISFAKNGVANSGDTFLQVVPSGPDMSKDILYEALLCAIYSARKRIWIVTPYFIPDSSIIQALIIAKHKGIDVKLITPKDSQNIIVNLTRSSYMRELEEVGVEVALYNGALLHAKAILFDDTSAMLGSVNFDNRSLFLNYEVATFVYSVKVIEDIEFWMNKLVSNSSAGTKDVSLPRRVLENFMRIIAPQL; this is encoded by the coding sequence ATGATGAATATTGATATATCAAATAATTTAATCTATTATATTTTATCAGTATTCGGGGAATTGTTAATTGTTTTGGTATTTGCGCATATGATTTATAAAAAGCGAACGCCGGCTAGTATGACAGCATGGCTTCTGACTATGATATTGGTTCCATATGTAGGTGTTCTCCTGTATTTGATTTTTGGTTTAAGAAAACGAGAAAACAGATATAAGAAAAAACCAATAATACTTCAAAAACATACAAAAAATTTTTATAAGCAAAATCCCGTCCATGATGTACTAAGAAGTTATGGTATTGCAGATGCTAGTGAAAATGAGAAGTTTGAACTTTTTACGGATTCTGTAAAAGCATATGAAAAGTTTATGAGTTGTATTGAGGATGCTAAAACATCTATATATTTAAGTACATATATTTTTGAATATGATGATGTTACAAAAGAGATTGTAAAGGCACTAGTTAACAAAGCAAAAAATGGGGTAAAAGTTAAAATACTTATAGATTCACTCGGTTCTATAGGGTTGTACTTCTCTCAGTTTAAATTGAAAGAACTTAGGGAGTCAGGTGTTAAAGTTGAATTTTTTATGCCAATCTTTCAGATGCCCTTTAGAAACTACATAAACTTAAGAAATCATAGAAAGATTTATATATTTGATGATAAGAGGGTTTTAAGCGGCGGTATGAATATCTCAAGTGAATATTTCGGACCAAATATAGATGGAACAAGATGGGATGATATATTTTTTTTCAGCGAAGGTACATCTGCGGAACTGTTTTTTGAAATATTCGCTTCTGATTGGTTTTATGCTTCAGAGGAGAAGATAAGTTTTGCAAAAAATGGTGTTGCTAACAGCGGTGACACATTTTTACAAGTTGTACCATCTGGACCGGATATGAGTAAAGATATCCTTTATGAAGCGCTCCTGTGTGCAATTTACAGTGCAAGGAAGCGTATCTGGATTGTTACACCATATTTTATACCTGACAGCTCTATAATTCAAGCATTGATTATTGCTAAGCATAAAGGGATAGATGTTAAACTAATTACGCCAAAAGACTCACAAAATATAATTGTTAATCTAACTAGAAGTTCATACATGAGAGAACTTGAAGAGGTCGGGGTAGAGGTTGCACTCTATAATGGTGCGCTTTTACATGCAAAAGCAATACTTTTTGATGATACAAGTGCTATGCTTGGAAGTGTTAATTTTGACAATAGAAGTCTTTTTTTAAATTATGAAGTTGCTACATTTGTTTACTCTGTAAAAGTTATAGAAGATATTGAGTTTTGGATGAACAAGCTAGTTTCAAATTCATCAGCAGGTACGAAAGATGTATCTTTACCTAGAAGAGTTTTGGAAAACTTTATGAGAATTATAGCGCCTCAGCTATAG
- a CDS encoding ankyrin repeat domain-containing protein, whose protein sequence is MKISVTEDENSRYLELQLMALHFARVGETNTLKNMIEAGLNTDLSDEKGNPLLMLASYNGNVECTKMLLNHGAQVDKRNDRGQTPLGGVAFKGNLELVMLLVEHGAEVNADNGGGKTPLMFSAMFGHKNIVEYLIDKGADIQSQTFFGMSALQMAKITGGIRVLFGKSNNIA, encoded by the coding sequence ATGAAGATATCAGTTACGGAAGACGAAAATAGCAGGTATTTGGAACTTCAGCTTATGGCGCTTCATTTTGCACGAGTTGGTGAAACTAACACATTGAAAAATATGATAGAAGCCGGCCTAAATACTGATTTATCTGATGAAAAGGGGAATCCTCTTCTTATGCTCGCTTCATATAATGGTAATGTTGAATGTACAAAAATGTTACTAAACCATGGAGCACAGGTAGATAAAAGAAATGATAGAGGACAAACTCCACTTGGTGGAGTAGCTTTTAAAGGCAACCTTGAACTTGTTATGTTGCTTGTAGAACATGGAGCTGAAGTTAATGCAGACAATGGTGGAGGAAAAACTCCACTAATGTTTTCAGCGATGTTTGGACACAAAAATATTGTTGAATATTTAATAGATAAAGGTGCAGATATACAATCACAAACTTTCTTTGGTATGTCAGCTTTGCAAATGGCAAAGATTACTGGTGGAATAAGAGTTTTATTTGGAAAATCAAATAATATAGCATGA
- a CDS encoding leucine-rich repeat domain-containing protein encodes MLKKLFSMFGKSEKPSELVQWINEFNRGAVIYEDKDLNSLEVLHIGGNFDSLTFIPEEIDTLTNLKELSFDKNNITKIPKTIANLKNLQTLIFKDMPIENIPLEIFDLENLIYLTFGRTDMLELPKEIGRLKNLKYLGLYTSKFKTLPDEISTCSALKVLSIFSSDIESLPESIGKLENLETLDMSYSDMKELPESFTKLDKLVKLDLDSAKDFYKLPNNIGDMKNLEAVYLDRTLVDNIPDSIGELINLKLLNLEATKITSLPRSIVNLKKLEILILLKTMVTELPQEMQAIENLKIATKRVETKLSNIITDNVIPLRIKVEEGLTKVETIYDFKSLNGEMLL; translated from the coding sequence ATGTTAAAAAAACTTTTTTCAATGTTTGGTAAGTCAGAAAAACCAAGTGAATTGGTACAATGGATAAATGAATTTAATAGAGGTGCGGTTATTTATGAAGATAAAGATTTAAACTCTTTAGAGGTTCTTCATATAGGCGGAAATTTTGATAGTTTGACATTTATACCAGAAGAAATAGATACGTTAACAAACTTGAAAGAGCTAAGTTTTGATAAAAACAATATAACGAAAATACCAAAAACAATAGCAAATTTAAAAAATTTACAAACTCTTATATTTAAAGATATGCCAATTGAAAATATACCATTAGAGATATTTGACCTTGAAAATTTAATTTATTTAACTTTTGGCAGGACAGATATGCTTGAGTTACCCAAGGAGATAGGTAGATTAAAAAATTTAAAATATTTAGGTTTATACACTTCAAAATTCAAAACTTTACCAGATGAAATATCTACATGTAGCGCATTAAAAGTTTTAAGTATTTTCAGTAGTGATATTGAGTCTCTTCCAGAGAGTATTGGTAAACTAGAGAACTTAGAGACACTAGATATGAGTTATTCTGATATGAAAGAGTTGCCGGAGTCATTTACTAAGCTAGATAAGTTAGTCAAATTAGATTTAGATAGTGCAAAAGATTTTTATAAACTTCCAAACAATATAGGAGATATGAAAAACTTAGAAGCTGTATATTTAGATAGAACTTTAGTTGATAATATTCCAGATAGCATAGGAGAGTTAATTAATCTTAAACTATTGAATTTAGAAGCAACCAAGATAACTTCACTTCCAAGAAGCATAGTAAATTTAAAAAAACTAGAGATATTGATACTCTTAAAAACAATGGTGACAGAGCTGCCACAAGAGATGCAAGCAATAGAAAATTTAAAAATAGCCACAAAAAGAGTAGAAACTAAATTAAGCAATATAATAACTGATAATGTAATACCACTTAGAATTAAAGTAGAAGAGGGGCTTACAAAAGTGGAAACTATTTATGATTTTAAATCTTTAAATGGGGAGATGTTACTGTAA
- the aspA gene encoding aspartate ammonia-lyase gives MEHDLLGDRKVPFEAYYGIQTMRAMENFNISGVTLNFFPDLILGHAIVKMAAAKANFELGYLDEKVKNAIVEACQEILEGKHHDQFGVDMIQGGAGTSTNMNANEVIANRALEIMGHKRGQYQYCHPNNHVNYSQSTNDAYPTAVHLALNFSNKKLLDVLRNLVSAFAEKSLEFADIIKMGRTQLQDAVPMTLGQTFQTYSDTLETEAKKLVYAADHFLEVNMGATAIGTGINSDPEYSDKVVKHLREITGLDVVLATNLVEATQDTGSFVMYSATMKRLAIKLSKICNDLRLLSSGPRAGFNEINLPKMQPGSSIMPGKVNPVIPEVVNQIAFKVIGNDLTVSLAAEAGQLELNVMEPVIAQSIFESIEMLKNGMKTLQYRCIEGITANREVCRKQVENSIGLVTALNPILGYDTCTMLAKEALEKDASIYDLVLEKDLMTKEELEDALLPENMTKPKKRIIRDWK, from the coding sequence ATGGAACACGACCTTCTTGGAGACAGAAAAGTCCCTTTTGAAGCATACTACGGTATTCAAACTATGAGAGCTATGGAAAACTTCAACATAAGTGGAGTAACTCTCAACTTTTTTCCAGATTTAATTTTAGGACATGCTATAGTTAAGATGGCAGCAGCAAAAGCCAACTTTGAACTGGGTTACTTGGATGAAAAAGTAAAAAATGCAATCGTAGAAGCGTGTCAAGAAATCTTAGAAGGAAAACACCACGATCAATTTGGAGTAGATATGATACAAGGCGGTGCTGGAACCTCTACTAACATGAATGCCAATGAGGTGATTGCCAATCGAGCTTTGGAGATTATGGGTCACAAAAGAGGGCAGTACCAATATTGCCACCCAAATAATCACGTAAACTATTCCCAGTCTACAAACGATGCCTATCCCACTGCAGTGCATCTAGCTCTAAACTTTTCAAATAAAAAACTACTTGATGTTCTTCGTAATCTCGTTAGTGCTTTTGCAGAGAAGTCTCTTGAGTTTGCTGATATTATAAAAATGGGAAGAACCCAGCTTCAAGATGCCGTTCCGATGACACTGGGACAAACATTTCAAACTTATTCAGATACCTTGGAGACAGAAGCAAAGAAATTAGTCTACGCTGCAGATCATTTCTTAGAAGTAAATATGGGTGCCACAGCTATCGGAACAGGAATCAATTCTGACCCTGAGTACAGCGACAAAGTAGTAAAACATCTTAGAGAAATAACAGGACTAGACGTAGTATTAGCGACTAATCTTGTAGAGGCGACGCAAGATACAGGCTCATTTGTAATGTATTCAGCAACAATGAAGAGACTAGCCATAAAGCTATCTAAAATCTGTAACGATTTACGCCTTCTCTCTTCCGGTCCAAGAGCAGGTTTTAATGAAATAAATCTGCCAAAAATGCAACCTGGTTCTTCCATTATGCCGGGAAAAGTAAACCCTGTTATTCCTGAAGTAGTAAATCAGATTGCCTTTAAAGTTATTGGTAACGATTTAACCGTTAGTCTTGCGGCAGAAGCTGGTCAACTAGAACTAAATGTAATGGAGCCTGTAATCGCTCAGAGTATTTTTGAGTCTATAGAGATGTTGAAAAATGGAATGAAGACTCTTCAGTACCGCTGTATTGAAGGTATAACGGCTAATAGAGAAGTATGTCGCAAGCAGGTTGAAAACAGTATTGGACTTGTTACAGCCCTCAATCCTATACTAGGTTATGATACATGTACCATGCTTGCCAAAGAAGCATTGGAAAAGGATGCTAGTATTTACGACTTGGTTCTTGAAAAAGATTTGATGACAAAAGAAGAGTTAGAAGATGCTCTATTGCCTGAGAACATGACCAAGCCTAAAAAGAGAATTATTCGAGATTGGAAATAG